Proteins encoded in a region of the Orcinus orca chromosome 8, mOrcOrc1.1, whole genome shotgun sequence genome:
- the ZDHHC24 gene encoding probable palmitoyltransferase ZDHHC24 isoform X2 translates to MGQPRAVGSAEAASARLPLVLTALWAAAVGLELAYVLVLGPGPPPLGPLARTLQLALATFQLLNLLGNVGLFLRSDPSIRGVMLAGRGLGQGWAYCYQCQSQVPPRSGHCSACRICILRRDHHCRLLGRCVGFHNYRPFLCLLLHAAGVLLHVSVLLGPALSALLRAHTPLHTAALLLLPWLMLLTGRVSLAQFALAFVTDTCVAGALLCGAGLLFHGMLLLRGQTTWEWARGQRSYDLGLSHNLQAALGPRWVLVWLWPFLASPLPGDGITFQTTADVGLMAS, encoded by the exons ATGGGGCAGCCCAGGGCTGTGGGGAGCGCGGAGGCGGCGTCCGCGCGGCTTCCTCTTGTGCTCACCGCGCTGTGGGCCGCGGCCGTGGGCCTGGAGCTGGCCTACGTGCTGGTACTGGGTCCCGGGCCGCCCCCACTGGGACCCTTGGCCCGGACCTTGCAGCTTGCGCTGGCAACCTTTCAGCTGCTCAATCTACTGGGCAACGTGGGGCTCTTCCTGCGCTCGGACCCCAGCATCCGGGGTGTGATGCTGGCCGGCCGTGGTCTGGGCCAGGGCTGGGC TTACTGCTACCAGTGCCAAAGCCAGGTGCCACCGCGCAGCGGGCATTGCTCTGCCTGCCGCATCTGCATCCTTCGCCGGGACCATCACTGCCGCCTGCTGGGCCGCTGCGTGGGCTTCCACAACTACCGGCCCTTCCTGTGTCTGCTGCTTCACGCCGCAGGCGTCCTGCTGCACGTCTCTGTGCTGCTGGGCCCTGCCCTGTCGGCCCTGCTGCGAGCCCACACACCCCTCCACACCGCCGCCCTCCTCCTGCTGCCCTGGCTCATGCTGCTCACAG GCAGAGTGTCTCTGGCGCAGTTCGCGCTGGCCTTCGTGACCGACACGTGTGTGGCGGGTGCACTGTTGTGCGGGGCTGGACTGCTCTTCCATGGGATGTTGCTGCTGAGGGGCCAGACCACGTGGGAGTGGGCTCGGGGCCAGCGCTCTTACGACCTGGGCCTCTCCCACAACCTGCAGGCGGCCCTGGGGCCCCGCTGGGTCCTTGTCTGGCTCTGGCCCTTCCTGGCCTCCCCGTTGCCGGGGGACGGCATCACGTTCCAGACCACAGCTGATGTGGGACTCATGGCTTCCTGA
- the ZDHHC24 gene encoding probable palmitoyltransferase ZDHHC24 isoform X1, which produces MGQPRAVGSAEAASARLPLVLTALWAAAVGLELAYVLVLGPGPPPLGPLARTLQLALATFQLLNLLGNVGLFLRSDPSIRGVMLAGRGLGQGWAYCYQCQSQVPPRSGHCSACRICILRRDHHCRLLGRCVGFHNYRPFLCLLLHAAGVLLHVSVLLGPALSALLRAHTPLHTAALLLLPWLMLLTGGGPGRPPQRGRGPFWQSVSGAVRAGLRDRHVCGGCTVVRGWTALPWDVAAEGPDHVGVGSGPALLRPGPLPQPAGGPGAPLGPCLALALPGLPVAGGRHHVPDHS; this is translated from the exons ATGGGGCAGCCCAGGGCTGTGGGGAGCGCGGAGGCGGCGTCCGCGCGGCTTCCTCTTGTGCTCACCGCGCTGTGGGCCGCGGCCGTGGGCCTGGAGCTGGCCTACGTGCTGGTACTGGGTCCCGGGCCGCCCCCACTGGGACCCTTGGCCCGGACCTTGCAGCTTGCGCTGGCAACCTTTCAGCTGCTCAATCTACTGGGCAACGTGGGGCTCTTCCTGCGCTCGGACCCCAGCATCCGGGGTGTGATGCTGGCCGGCCGTGGTCTGGGCCAGGGCTGGGC TTACTGCTACCAGTGCCAAAGCCAGGTGCCACCGCGCAGCGGGCATTGCTCTGCCTGCCGCATCTGCATCCTTCGCCGGGACCATCACTGCCGCCTGCTGGGCCGCTGCGTGGGCTTCCACAACTACCGGCCCTTCCTGTGTCTGCTGCTTCACGCCGCAGGCGTCCTGCTGCACGTCTCTGTGCTGCTGGGCCCTGCCCTGTCGGCCCTGCTGCGAGCCCACACACCCCTCCACACCGCCGCCCTCCTCCTGCTGCCCTGGCTCATGCTGCTCACAGGTGGGGGGCCGGGGAGGCCTCCACAGAGAGGCAGAGGCCCATTCTG GCAGAGTGTCTCTGGCGCAGTTCGCGCTGGCCTTCGTGACCGACACGTGTGTGGCGGGTGCACTGTTGTGCGGGGCTGGACTGCTCTTCCATGGGATGTTGCTGCTGAGGGGCCAGACCACGTGGGAGTGGGCTCGGGGCCAGCGCTCTTACGACCTGGGCCTCTCCCACAACCTGCAGGCGGCCCTGGGGCCCCGCTGGGTCCTTGTCTGGCTCTGGCCCTTCCTGGCCTCCCCGTTGCCGGGGGACGGCATCACGTTCCAGACCACAGCTGA